In Humulus lupulus chromosome 6, drHumLupu1.1, whole genome shotgun sequence, a single genomic region encodes these proteins:
- the LOC133782423 gene encoding 3-ketoacyl-CoA synthase 11-like yields the protein MGNEKEVARDLEKKPHSVKLKYVKLGYHYLISNAMYLFLLPIIIALGHLSIEDIAQLFQQFELGLVSGTLVCTALTVCLVTLYFSWRPRAVYLLDFSCFKPDPSLMCSRETFMRQLGKATSFSDDLLKFNQKIIERSGYGQKTYAPKAALEDPPIATMKKAREEVEMVVFGAIDELLAKTRVNVKDIGILVVNCSLFNPTPSLSAMVVNRYKLRGNILSYSLGGMGCSAGIIAVDLAKRLLQEQPNTYALVVSTEAMTLNWYDGTNKSMLITNCLFRLGGAAVLLTNKSSERRRSKYQLMHTLRTHKGGDDKSYRCVMQQEDDEGHIGVKLSRDLLPVAGDAIKTNITMLGPLVLPISEQILFLANLVGRRILRMKIKQYVPDFKLAFEHICIHAGGRAVLDEIEKNLDLTKLHMEASRMTLYRFGNTSSSSLWYELAYTEAKARVRRGDRVWQIAFGSGFKCNSAVWRAIRSVNPAKEKNLWIDEIDDFPVTVPELQPVLAE from the exons ATGGGGAACGAGAAAGAAGTAGCACGAGACCTTGAGAAAAAACCGCACTCAGTGAAACTCAAGTACGTCAAGCTTGGTTACCACTACTTGATCTCAAATGCCATGTATCTTTTCCTTCTTCCGATCATCATAGCCCTAGGTCACCTCTCGATCGAAGACATTGCTCAACTCTTTCAACAGTTTGAACTCGGCCTAGTCTCCGGTACACTCGTCTGCACAGCCCTTACCGTTTGCCTCGTCACGCTGTACTTCTCATGGCGCCCTCGCGCCGTTTATCTTCTCGACTTCTCCTGCTTCAAGCCGGATCCCTCCCTAATGTGCAGTCGTGAGACTTTCATGCGGCAGCTTGGAAAAGCCACCTCGTTCAGCGACGATCTTCTGAAGTTTAACCAGAAAATCATTGAGAGATCCGGGTACGGACAGAAGACATACGCACCGAAGGCCGCACTGGAGGACCCGCCGATAGCAACGATGAAGAAGGCGagggaggaggttgagatggtggtATTTGGGGCTATAGACGAGTTGTTGGCCAAGACCAGAGTTAATGTCAAAGATATTGGAATTTTGGTCGTCAACTGTAGCTTGTTCAATCCTACACCATCTCTGTCAGCCATGGTTGTTAACCGTTACAAGCTTAGGGGGAACATTTTAAGCTATAGTCTCGGTGGGATGGGATGCAGCGCTGGAATTATTGCTGTCGACCTTGCCAAACGTTTGTTACAG GAACAACCCAACACGTATGCGCTAGTGGTAAGCACAGAGGCCATGACCCTGAACTGGTACGACGGCACAAATAAGTCAATGCTCATAACCAATTGCCTGTTTCGCCTTGGCGGTGCGGCAGTTCTCCTAACGAACAAATCCTCTGAACGCCGTCGTTCCAAGTATCAACTGATGCACACCTTACGCACACACAAGGGCGGCGACGACAAGAGCTACCGTTGCGTGATGCAACAAGAAGACGATGAAGGACACATTGGCGTCAAGCTCTCGAGGGACCTACTTCCGGTGGCTGGAGACGCAATCAAGACTAATATCACCATGTTAGGCCCCTTAGTCCTCCCTATATCGGAGCAAATCCTCTTCTTGGCAAATCTTGTGGGGAGAAGAATACTCAGGATGAAGATTAAGCAGTACGTGCCTGATTTCAAGCTAGCTTTTGAACACATTTGTATCCACGCAGGTGGTCGAGCTGTCCTTGATGAGATCGAGAAGAACCTTGATCTCACCAAATTGCACATGGAAGCTTCCAGAATGACCCTTTACAGGTTCGGAAACACTTCTAGTAGCTCTCTCTGGTATGAGTTGGCTTACACTGAAGCCAAAGCTAGGGTCCGGAGGGGAGACCGTGTTTGGCAAATCGCGTTCGGATCGGGTTTTAAGTGTAACAGTGCGGTTTGGCGGGCAATCCGGTCAGTCAATCCGGCAAAGGAGAAGAATCTCTGGATTGATGAGATTGACGACTTTCCAGTTACAGTGCCAGAATTGCAACCCGTTCTAGCGGAATAA